One Serinicoccus chungangensis genomic window carries:
- a CDS encoding GNAT family N-acetyltransferase, with amino-acid sequence MTTSLPAPVDLTPDDLPRIRDLVETVWFSVVPGKTLQHLEEEIDLRHARGIERPDGPLPGEPASAAPLLGLYSAFDLGLTVPAAAGGLTRVPMDGLTMVSVHPDARRRGVLRRMMTDHLHRVHERGDAALAGLHASEPAIYGRFGYGHASADAKLTLGRGTTLTAPPALTARADEIRTHVTDLDGEEALAVVHRTHLACARVTLGAVTRPESTEQSWFAFRDHPKARAGKEPNRVMFARRGEELTGYAVFRRESRWDDGQPAGEVSVAELTAADDASLLALARRLVDMDLTGRTVFWSRPTDDPLAWWAGGPRSAGMRVFDALWLRLVDVPRALGDRGYAAGAPLDLVVQVEDDVCPWNAGRWRLQVDGDGAAQVGTTDAEPDLVAPVAALGAAYLGGRTLLAQVATLGVQELTPGAVAGLSRAMRADREPVPAIGF; translated from the coding sequence GTGACCACCTCGCTGCCCGCCCCCGTCGACCTCACGCCCGATGACCTGCCGCGCATCCGGGACCTCGTGGAGACCGTCTGGTTCTCCGTCGTCCCGGGCAAGACGCTCCAGCACCTCGAGGAGGAGATCGACCTGCGGCACGCCCGCGGGATCGAGCGACCGGACGGCCCGCTGCCCGGCGAGCCGGCCTCCGCGGCGCCGCTGCTCGGGCTCTACAGCGCCTTCGACCTGGGGCTCACGGTCCCGGCGGCCGCCGGCGGCCTGACCCGCGTGCCGATGGACGGGCTGACCATGGTGAGCGTGCACCCGGACGCGCGCCGGCGGGGTGTCCTGCGCCGGATGATGACCGACCACCTGCACCGGGTGCACGAGCGCGGAGACGCCGCCCTCGCGGGGCTGCACGCGTCCGAGCCGGCGATCTACGGGCGCTTCGGCTACGGCCACGCGAGTGCCGACGCCAAGCTGACGCTCGGGCGCGGGACGACGCTCACCGCCCCGCCGGCGCTCACGGCCCGGGCCGACGAGATCCGCACCCACGTCACCGACCTCGACGGCGAGGAGGCGCTCGCCGTGGTCCACCGGACCCACCTGGCCTGCGCCCGGGTGACCCTCGGCGCGGTCACCCGGCCGGAGTCCACGGAGCAGTCGTGGTTCGCCTTCCGGGACCACCCCAAGGCCAGGGCCGGCAAGGAGCCGAACCGGGTGATGTTCGCCCGGCGGGGCGAGGAGCTGACCGGGTATGCCGTCTTCCGCCGGGAGAGCAGGTGGGACGACGGCCAGCCCGCGGGCGAGGTGAGCGTCGCCGAGCTTACGGCCGCCGACGACGCGTCCCTGCTCGCCCTCGCCCGTCGGCTGGTCGACATGGACCTCACCGGACGCACCGTCTTCTGGTCCCGGCCCACGGACGACCCGCTGGCCTGGTGGGCGGGCGGGCCCCGCTCGGCCGGCATGCGGGTCTTCGACGCCCTCTGGCTGCGGCTGGTGGACGTGCCGCGGGCGCTGGGCGACCGGGGCTACGCCGCGGGCGCGCCGCTGGACCTCGTCGTCCAGGTCGAGGACGACGTCTGCCCGTGGAACGCCGGGCGGTGGCGGCTGCAGGTCGACGGCGACGGGGCCGCGCAGGTGGGGACCACCGACGCCGAGCCGGACCTGGTGGCGCCCGTGGCGGCGCTGGGGGCGGCCTACCTCGGCGGGCGGACGCTGCTCGCCCAGGTGGCCACCCTCGGCGTCCAGGAGCTCACCCCGGGAGCGGTGGCCGGCCTGTCGCGGGCGATGCGGGCCGACCGCGAGCCGGTGCCGGCCATCGGGTTCTAG
- the menD gene encoding 2-succinyl-5-enolpyruvyl-6-hydroxy-3-cyclohexene-1-carboxylic-acid synthase: protein MHPSTALAAVLVDELVRGGVREAVLAPGSRSAPLAYALEEADRAGRLRLHVRIDERSASFLALGLARGGGAPVPVVTTSGTAVAHLHPAVLEAAHSGIPLVVLSADRPSELRGTGANQTTVQPGVFAGSVRWEVDLPAPEGVTRAAGAHWRSTVCRALAAAGDAGPLRGAGPGPVHLNVSFRDPLAPGPGQPDTADDVLAGRAGGAPWVAVAPAPGPVAAPIGPGRRTLVLLGDLPDPALADRALSWAQEAGWPVLAEPFGRLPTGPGVVPHGPLVASAVARGELTELVPDRVVVVGRLTLFRELGALLRLPGVLVEHVSAQERWTDPSHVVSRVHGPGALVTAPPRHPEASGWVHAWTAAGAQRSATVAAAAGAEPTGVGVAGVVAEALGEDDVLVLGSSTVPRDLALSLHGTAAAARVVAQRGLAGIDGTVSAAVGVALAVQGDEAPEGLPRVVALMGDLTFLHDAGGLLIGPGEPRPDLTVVVVNDDGGGIFSTLEYGDPARLDDPGAAAAAERVFGTPHGTDLAALCAAHGVRHERLATLAALRESLAGRSEGLRVLEVPVDRASHRRVRDALR from the coding sequence GTGCACCCCTCGACCGCCCTGGCCGCCGTCCTCGTCGACGAGCTGGTGCGCGGCGGGGTGCGCGAGGCCGTGCTGGCCCCCGGGTCGCGCTCCGCGCCGCTCGCCTACGCCCTGGAGGAGGCGGACCGCGCGGGCCGCCTGCGCCTGCACGTCCGCATCGACGAGCGCAGCGCCAGCTTCCTCGCGCTGGGGCTGGCGCGCGGCGGCGGTGCACCCGTGCCGGTCGTCACCACCTCGGGGACCGCGGTCGCCCACCTCCACCCGGCGGTGCTCGAGGCCGCGCACAGCGGCATACCCCTCGTCGTGCTGTCCGCCGACCGTCCGTCCGAGCTGCGCGGCACCGGGGCCAACCAGACGACGGTCCAGCCCGGCGTCTTCGCCGGGTCGGTGCGGTGGGAGGTCGACCTGCCGGCCCCCGAGGGGGTGACCCGGGCCGCGGGCGCGCACTGGCGCTCGACGGTATGCCGCGCGCTGGCCGCCGCGGGCGACGCCGGACCCCTCCGCGGCGCCGGCCCCGGGCCCGTCCACCTCAACGTGTCCTTCCGCGACCCCCTCGCGCCCGGGCCCGGGCAGCCGGACACCGCCGACGACGTGCTCGCCGGGCGGGCCGGCGGGGCCCCCTGGGTCGCCGTGGCACCGGCCCCGGGGCCCGTGGCCGCCCCGATCGGGCCGGGCCGGCGGACGCTCGTGCTGCTCGGCGACCTGCCCGACCCCGCGCTGGCCGACCGGGCCCTCTCCTGGGCGCAGGAGGCGGGCTGGCCGGTCCTGGCCGAGCCCTTCGGCCGGCTCCCGACCGGGCCCGGCGTGGTGCCGCACGGCCCGCTCGTCGCCTCCGCCGTCGCCCGCGGGGAGCTCACGGAGCTGGTGCCGGACCGCGTGGTCGTCGTGGGGCGCCTGACGCTCTTCCGCGAGCTCGGTGCGCTGCTGCGGCTCCCCGGGGTGCTCGTCGAGCACGTCTCGGCGCAGGAGCGCTGGACCGACCCCTCCCACGTGGTGAGCCGGGTCCACGGCCCCGGCGCGCTGGTGACCGCGCCGCCGCGGCACCCCGAGGCCTCCGGGTGGGTCCACGCCTGGACCGCGGCGGGTGCGCAGCGGTCGGCGACGGTGGCCGCGGCCGCCGGTGCGGAGCCGACCGGGGTCGGCGTCGCCGGGGTGGTGGCCGAGGCCCTGGGGGAGGACGACGTGCTCGTGCTCGGCTCCTCGACCGTGCCGCGCGACCTGGCCCTGTCGCTGCACGGCACCGCCGCCGCGGCGCGGGTGGTCGCCCAGCGAGGTCTGGCCGGCATCGACGGCACGGTGTCCGCCGCGGTGGGCGTGGCGCTCGCCGTGCAGGGTGACGAGGCACCGGAGGGCCTACCCCGCGTCGTCGCCCTCATGGGTGACCTGACCTTCCTGCACGACGCGGGCGGCCTGCTCATCGGGCCCGGAGAGCCGCGCCCCGACCTCACCGTCGTCGTGGTCAACGACGACGGGGGCGGGATCTTCTCGACGCTGGAGTACGGCGACCCCGCCCGCCTCGACGACCCCGGCGCCGCGGCCGCGGCCGAGCGGGTGTTCGGCACCCCGCACGGCACCGACCTGGCCGCCCTCTGCGCCGCCCACGGCGTCCGGCACGAGCGGCTGGCCACCCTGGCGGCGTTGCGGGAGAGCCTGGCGGGGCGGTCCGAGGGTCTGCGGGTGCTGGAGGTGCCGGTCGACCGGGCGAGCCACCGACGCGTGCGCGACGCCCTGCGCTGA
- a CDS encoding gluconokinase: MASNFDIELKDAVAPLVLAIDVGSSASRGMVYDAHGRPVGKRAKVSHAFTTAADGTSEIDPDQLVDEVRTIIGELLGALDGHEVAGVALDTFASSLVVVDADGAPLTPCFTYADGRCSAQVQELREELSEENLQQRTGTRVHSSYWPARLRWLAAERPKVMKKAATFLSLGDYLLMGLIGTVATGTSTASWTGLVDRHTAQWYPELVEICGIDADRLPPIHHLDEPVEVADTHVDRIAADWPGLVGARWYAPITDGLAANVGLGAHDETAIAASCATSGALRVLVREMPETLPPGLWCYRVSHDRSLLGGALNDVGRALAWADVTLAVDQVGPEALSAALTAEPHPTTPIVLPFFTGERSTGWASDARAVLAGVTAASAPAEVYRGVVEGIALSYARIASQLREVAPQPEKLYAGGSVASDRPELMQIMADAMRTPVTPVTIKRSTLHGTALLALESLAPDVRRARPVRGATLSPDYQRRPYYTDRFRRFQQVYEALFD, encoded by the coding sequence ATGGCCTCGAACTTCGACATCGAGCTGAAGGACGCCGTCGCGCCGCTGGTCCTGGCGATCGACGTCGGCTCCTCCGCCAGCAGGGGCATGGTCTACGACGCCCACGGGCGTCCGGTGGGCAAGCGGGCCAAGGTCTCGCACGCCTTCACCACGGCCGCGGACGGCACCTCGGAGATCGACCCCGACCAGCTGGTGGACGAGGTCCGCACCATCATCGGCGAGCTGCTCGGCGCCCTCGACGGGCACGAGGTCGCCGGTGTCGCCCTCGACACCTTCGCCTCCTCGCTGGTCGTCGTCGACGCGGACGGGGCGCCGCTCACCCCCTGCTTCACCTACGCCGACGGGCGGTGCTCCGCCCAGGTGCAGGAGCTGCGCGAGGAGCTCTCGGAGGAGAACCTCCAGCAGCGCACCGGCACCCGGGTGCACTCCAGCTACTGGCCGGCCCGGCTGCGCTGGCTCGCCGCCGAGCGGCCCAAGGTGATGAAGAAGGCGGCCACCTTCCTCTCCCTCGGCGACTACCTCCTGATGGGCCTCATCGGCACCGTCGCCACCGGCACCTCGACGGCGTCGTGGACCGGTCTCGTGGACCGGCACACCGCGCAGTGGTACCCCGAGCTGGTCGAGATCTGCGGCATCGACGCCGACCGCCTGCCGCCCATCCACCACCTCGACGAGCCGGTCGAGGTGGCCGACACCCACGTCGACCGGATCGCCGCCGACTGGCCCGGTCTGGTGGGTGCCCGCTGGTACGCCCCGATCACCGACGGCCTCGCGGCCAACGTCGGCCTCGGCGCGCACGACGAGACCGCCATCGCCGCCTCCTGCGCCACCTCGGGGGCGCTGCGGGTGCTGGTGCGGGAGATGCCGGAGACGCTGCCGCCCGGGCTGTGGTGCTACCGCGTCTCGCACGACCGGTCCCTCCTCGGCGGCGCGCTCAACGACGTGGGTCGCGCGCTCGCCTGGGCGGACGTCACCCTGGCCGTCGACCAGGTCGGTCCCGAGGCGCTCTCCGCGGCGCTCACCGCCGAGCCGCACCCCACGACGCCGATCGTCCTGCCCTTCTTCACCGGCGAGCGCAGCACCGGGTGGGCCTCGGACGCCCGCGCCGTCCTGGCCGGGGTGACGGCGGCCTCCGCACCGGCGGAGGTCTACCGCGGGGTGGTCGAGGGGATCGCCCTGTCCTACGCGCGGATCGCCAGCCAGCTGCGGGAGGTCGCCCCCCAGCCGGAGAAGCTCTACGCCGGCGGCTCGGTCGCCTCGGACCGCCCCGAGCTCATGCAGATCATGGCCGACGCGATGCGCACCCCGGTGACCCCGGTGACGATCAAGCGCTCGACCCTGCACGGCACGGCGCTGCTCGCGCTGGAGAGCCTGGCACCGGACGTGCGGAGGGCCCGGCCGGTCCGCGGTGCGACCCTCTCCCCCGACTACCAGCGTCGGCCGTACTACACCGACCGGTTCCGCCGGTTCCAGCAGGTCTACGAGGCCCTCTTTGACTGA
- a CDS encoding helicase-associated domain-containing protein: MALALRGGRLHRHPAVEAPAVEHTTVDQDVVDAAAGGRAAELVVLVTEVVEEWGARPPRVLRSGGLAVRDLGRLSAHLETGTEEVAWLLETVHAAGLVAVDDGRRQAGGEESSVWAPTALADAWLEEPAGARWATLAQAWWTTSAAPGLVGTTDGGRVNVLSTATSYPLARQRRHDTLRALASLPPGAVGAPEPLAELLRWRHPLRSARSTGDHGVGPGTALREAEWAGLTGRGALSTPGRAVVAGDPAADLMEPLVPPAVDHVLLQADLTAIAPGRLDGPARTLLRLVSDVESRGGATVHRFGEQSVRRALDLGWTADRVLEELAAVSRTGVPQPLDYLVRDVARRHGVARVGACAAYLRCDDAALLDRIEHDRALGMLQWRRVAPTVLVSPVPAPTVMDLLREEQYGPVADGADAGLALAVQRHRAPRTTTPAVRVSGVDETVARQVVGVVRRGDASAAAAGGGDGDAGTDASTDPVVVSATVREAAVDGQALWIGYADDAGGVATHLVRPLAVEGGRLRASVGDADVTRTFLLHRITRVSPAQ; this comes from the coding sequence GTGGCGCTCGCCCTGCGGGGCGGCCGGCTGCACCGCCACCCGGCCGTCGAGGCGCCGGCCGTGGAGCACACCACGGTGGACCAGGACGTCGTGGACGCCGCGGCGGGTGGCCGCGCCGCCGAGCTCGTCGTGCTCGTCACCGAGGTGGTCGAGGAGTGGGGGGCCCGCCCGCCGCGGGTGCTGCGCTCGGGCGGTCTGGCGGTGCGCGACCTCGGCCGGCTGTCCGCCCACCTGGAGACCGGCACCGAGGAGGTCGCCTGGCTGCTGGAGACGGTGCACGCCGCCGGCCTGGTCGCGGTCGACGACGGGCGGCGGCAGGCCGGTGGCGAGGAGTCTTCCGTGTGGGCGCCGACGGCGCTGGCCGACGCCTGGCTGGAGGAGCCCGCCGGCGCGCGCTGGGCCACGCTCGCGCAGGCCTGGTGGACCACCTCGGCGGCGCCCGGGCTCGTCGGGACCACCGACGGCGGACGCGTCAACGTGCTGTCGACCGCGACGTCATACCCCCTGGCGCGGCAACGCCGGCACGACACCCTGCGCGCCCTCGCGAGTCTGCCGCCGGGCGCGGTCGGCGCGCCGGAGCCGCTGGCCGAGCTGCTGCGCTGGCGGCACCCGCTGCGCTCGGCGCGGTCCACCGGCGACCACGGGGTCGGCCCGGGCACGGCGCTGCGCGAGGCCGAGTGGGCGGGCCTGACCGGTCGCGGTGCCCTGTCGACCCCGGGACGCGCCGTCGTGGCCGGTGACCCCGCGGCCGACCTCATGGAGCCCCTGGTGCCCCCGGCGGTGGACCACGTGCTGCTGCAGGCCGACCTCACCGCCATCGCGCCCGGCCGTCTCGACGGCCCCGCCCGCACCCTGCTGCGCCTCGTGAGCGACGTCGAGTCCCGCGGGGGCGCGACGGTGCACCGCTTCGGCGAGCAGAGCGTGCGCCGCGCCCTCGACCTCGGCTGGACGGCGGACCGGGTGCTCGAGGAGCTGGCCGCCGTGTCGCGGACCGGGGTCCCGCAGCCGCTGGACTACCTCGTGCGCGACGTCGCCCGCCGCCACGGCGTGGCCCGGGTCGGGGCGTGCGCGGCCTACCTGCGCTGCGACGACGCCGCCCTCCTGGACCGCATCGAGCACGACCGCGCCCTGGGGATGCTGCAGTGGCGGCGGGTCGCCCCGACCGTGCTCGTCTCACCCGTCCCGGCCCCGACGGTGATGGACCTGCTGCGCGAGGAGCAGTACGGCCCGGTCGCGGACGGCGCCGACGCCGGCCTCGCGCTCGCGGTGCAGCGCCACCGGGCCCCCCGCACCACCACGCCGGCCGTGCGGGTGAGCGGGGTCGACGAGACCGTCGCCCGGCAGGTCGTCGGGGTGGTGCGCCGCGGCGACGCGTCCGCCGCAGCCGCCGGCGGCGGTGACGGCGACGCGGGGACGGACGCCAGCACGGACCCGGTCGTCGTGAGCGCGACGGTGCGGGAGGCCGCGGTGGACGGCCAGGCCCTGTGGATCGGGTATGCCGACGACGCCGGCGGCGTCGCCACCCACCTGGTGCGACCGCTGGCGGTCGAGGGCGGCCGGCTGCGCGCGAGCGTGGGCGACGCCGACGTCACCCGCACCTTCCTGCTGCACCGGATCACGAGGGTGAGCCCGGCGCAGTGA
- a CDS encoding acyltransferase family protein, with the protein MSPSRTDTRTDRRGEAAPPSPSREATSPGEGSGATAHPSLTARYRRELHGLRGLAIALVVVFHVFGDGRVSGGIDVFLAISGFLFTGMLAREAVRTGGRVDLGRYLGRILRRLLPTAVLVLAATWLAGRLLLPETRWVQLGREVRASLTYVENWELIASQLGYGAAGASTSPLQHFWSMSVQGQFYLLWPVVVVLGVLLARGLRVGPRAVLLAVVGAVGVGSFGYAAWLHHADQQVAYLHTGARLWEPALGGVVALLALDARLPRALRLLLGWAGVGLVASSGLVLDGGALFPGPAALWPVGGFALVMAAGTTGSRWGADRWLSGRLLGWVGDIAYPLFLWHWPVVVYTLVVTGKERLDLADGALVIAASLLLAQLTHTLVEGPVTASPMRRPWLVVGVGALVVAVGAGLVGGWTATLVREREVALAQAAQDSPDHPGAAALHEPGFGNTGATPVPALAAAPQDNADVYGQGCIQGHEDTAAASEVLVCPGTDPGAEHTVVVTGGSHVVQFVPALEVAAEQQGWNLVVVSRSGCHLTTNTGGYPERTDAVPTDSCVAWNTGFLETVEELDPDAVVTLGTTTQPGSEQVSRGFVEVWRELGRRGIDVIGLRDTARMPQDVPDCLAEHPDEPQACAMPRDPAYRDTAPYLGRDDLPANISFVDVVDQICTERTCPAVAGDVVVYSDHSHVTATYMRTLAPALDARLREAAPRLYR; encoded by the coding sequence GTGAGCCCGAGCCGCACCGACACCCGCACGGACCGCCGTGGCGAGGCCGCTCCCCCGAGCCCGTCGCGGGAGGCGACGTCTCCGGGCGAGGGCAGCGGCGCCACCGCGCACCCCTCGCTGACCGCCCGCTACCGCCGCGAGCTGCACGGCCTGCGCGGGCTGGCGATCGCCCTGGTCGTCGTCTTCCACGTCTTCGGCGACGGCCGCGTGTCCGGCGGCATCGACGTCTTCCTCGCGATCTCCGGCTTCCTCTTCACCGGCATGCTCGCGCGCGAGGCGGTGCGCACCGGCGGCCGGGTGGACCTCGGGCGCTACCTGGGGCGGATCCTGCGTCGCCTGCTCCCCACGGCCGTGCTCGTGCTGGCCGCGACCTGGCTGGCCGGCCGGCTGCTCCTGCCGGAGACCCGCTGGGTGCAGCTGGGACGCGAGGTCCGGGCGAGCCTGACCTACGTCGAGAACTGGGAGCTCATCGCCTCCCAGCTGGGCTACGGCGCGGCGGGCGCCTCGACCAGCCCGCTGCAGCACTTCTGGTCGATGTCGGTCCAGGGGCAGTTCTACCTCCTGTGGCCGGTGGTCGTGGTGCTGGGCGTCCTCCTGGCGCGGGGGCTGCGGGTCGGGCCGCGAGCGGTGCTGCTGGCCGTCGTCGGCGCGGTGGGCGTCGGGTCGTTCGGGTATGCCGCGTGGCTGCACCACGCTGACCAGCAGGTGGCCTACCTGCACACCGGCGCCCGCCTGTGGGAGCCGGCGCTGGGCGGGGTGGTGGCGCTGCTGGCGCTCGACGCCCGGTTGCCGCGCGCCCTGCGGCTGCTGCTGGGGTGGGCCGGGGTCGGCCTGGTCGCCAGCTCGGGACTGGTCCTCGACGGCGGGGCGCTCTTCCCGGGCCCGGCGGCCCTGTGGCCGGTGGGAGGCTTCGCGCTGGTCATGGCGGCGGGGACGACGGGCAGCCGGTGGGGAGCCGACCGCTGGCTGTCCGGGCGGCTGCTGGGCTGGGTGGGCGACATCGCCTACCCGCTCTTCCTGTGGCACTGGCCGGTCGTCGTCTACACCCTCGTGGTGACCGGGAAGGAGCGTCTCGACCTCGCCGACGGAGCGCTGGTCATCGCCGCGTCGCTGCTGCTGGCGCAGCTGACGCACACCCTCGTGGAGGGCCCGGTCACCGCCTCGCCGATGCGCCGGCCGTGGCTCGTCGTCGGGGTCGGCGCCCTGGTCGTGGCCGTGGGGGCGGGTCTGGTCGGCGGCTGGACGGCCACCCTGGTGCGCGAGCGGGAGGTGGCGCTGGCGCAGGCGGCGCAGGACTCGCCCGACCACCCCGGGGCGGCCGCCCTCCACGAGCCCGGCTTCGGCAACACCGGCGCCACCCCGGTCCCGGCGCTCGCCGCGGCGCCGCAGGACAACGCCGACGTCTACGGCCAGGGGTGCATCCAGGGCCACGAGGACACGGCGGCCGCGTCGGAGGTGCTGGTGTGCCCCGGCACCGACCCGGGCGCCGAGCACACGGTGGTGGTGACCGGCGGCTCGCACGTCGTCCAGTTCGTGCCCGCCCTGGAGGTGGCGGCCGAGCAGCAGGGGTGGAACCTCGTCGTGGTGAGCCGCTCCGGCTGCCACCTCACGACCAACACCGGCGGCTACCCGGAGCGCACCGACGCCGTCCCGACGGACAGCTGCGTCGCCTGGAACACCGGCTTCCTGGAGACCGTCGAGGAGCTCGACCCGGACGCGGTCGTGACCCTCGGGACGACCACCCAGCCCGGGTCCGAGCAGGTGTCGCGCGGCTTCGTCGAGGTGTGGCGCGAGCTCGGCCGGCGCGGGATCGACGTCATCGGGCTGCGCGACACGGCGCGGATGCCGCAGGACGTCCCCGACTGCCTCGCCGAGCACCCGGACGAGCCGCAGGCCTGCGCCATGCCGCGCGACCCGGCATACCGTGACACCGCGCCCTACCTCGGTCGGGACGACCTGCCGGCCAACATCTCCTTCGTCGACGTGGTGGACCAGATCTGCACGGAGCGGACGTGCCCGGCGGTCGCGGGCGACGTCGTGGTCTACAGCGACCACAGCCACGTCACCGCGACCTACATGCGCACCCTCGCCCCGGCCCTGGACGCGCGGCTGCGCGAGGCGGCACCCCGGCTCTACCGCTGA
- a CDS encoding M13 family metallopeptidase, protein MKSGIDRAGMNADVRPQDDLFGHVNGGWLASATIPEDRSRYGAFDLLRENAETSVRELIEQAAQAQPELDTPAGKVGALYASFMDTDQVERVGLTPLTDPLQRIAQVEDVSAFVRLSAQLQREGVDGLTHLWVTADAGDPESYIAYLHQGGIGLPDEAYYTAEEHASVREAYRTYLARLLELAAPALAGTGLEEILGGDAVDRVYALEERLAAAHWDRVAARDAVKSYTRLTRGELAERTPGMDWDAFADGLGAPAGALDAVVARQPDVLAALGETLTQVPLADWQAWLVVRLLDALAPYLTDDLVAAHFDFHGRALSGTPANKERWKRGVGIVEALLGEAAGQLYVEAHFPPAARERMTELVAHVTEAFRRRIGELEWMGPQTRERAVEKLASFRPKIGHPDTFRDYTAYALDPGDLVGNVRRGAAFETDRELAKVGGPIDHDEWLMTPQTVNAYYHPMLNEIVFPAAILQPPFFDVDADDAANYGGIGAVIAHEIGHGFDDQGSRYAGDGSLTDWWTEADREAFDARSQQLVEQFDTLSPRDLPGGTATVNGGLTVGENIGDLCGLELAHLAYTIATEGSAPELDGWTGDQRFFLGWGSVWRTVAREEEARRLLSIDPHAPADLRANTVRNVDAFHAAFGTQEGDALWLAPEDRVRIF, encoded by the coding sequence ATGAAGTCAGGCATCGACCGCGCAGGGATGAACGCCGACGTCCGCCCCCAGGACGATCTGTTCGGCCACGTCAACGGGGGCTGGCTCGCGTCGGCGACGATCCCGGAGGACCGCTCGCGCTACGGCGCGTTCGACCTGCTGCGGGAGAACGCCGAGACGTCCGTGCGCGAGCTCATCGAGCAGGCGGCCCAGGCGCAGCCCGAGCTGGACACCCCGGCGGGCAAGGTGGGGGCGCTCTACGCGAGCTTCATGGACACCGACCAGGTCGAGCGCGTCGGCCTGACCCCCCTGACCGACCCGCTGCAGCGGATCGCGCAGGTCGAGGACGTCAGCGCCTTCGTCCGGCTGTCCGCGCAGCTGCAGCGCGAGGGCGTCGACGGCCTCACGCACCTCTGGGTGACCGCCGACGCGGGGGACCCGGAGAGCTACATCGCCTACCTCCACCAGGGCGGGATCGGTCTGCCCGACGAGGCGTACTACACCGCGGAGGAGCACGCGTCGGTGCGCGAGGCCTACCGCACCTACCTCGCCCGGCTCCTGGAGCTCGCCGCTCCCGCGCTGGCCGGGACGGGCCTGGAGGAGATCCTCGGCGGCGACGCCGTCGACCGCGTCTACGCCCTGGAGGAGCGGCTGGCCGCCGCCCACTGGGACCGGGTCGCCGCCCGTGACGCGGTGAAGAGCTACACCCGGCTCACCCGCGGCGAGCTCGCCGAGCGCACCCCCGGGATGGACTGGGACGCCTTCGCCGACGGCCTGGGCGCCCCCGCGGGTGCGCTGGACGCCGTCGTCGCCCGCCAGCCCGACGTGCTCGCCGCGCTGGGGGAGACGCTGACGCAGGTGCCGCTCGCCGACTGGCAGGCCTGGCTCGTGGTCCGGCTGCTCGACGCGCTCGCCCCCTACCTCACCGACGACCTCGTCGCGGCGCACTTCGACTTCCACGGCCGGGCCCTGTCCGGCACCCCCGCCAACAAGGAGCGGTGGAAGCGCGGCGTGGGCATCGTCGAGGCGCTGCTGGGCGAGGCCGCCGGGCAGCTCTACGTCGAGGCGCACTTCCCCCCGGCCGCCCGCGAGCGCATGACCGAGCTCGTCGCCCACGTCACCGAGGCCTTCCGCCGCCGCATCGGCGAGCTGGAGTGGATGGGCCCGCAGACCCGGGAGCGCGCCGTGGAGAAGCTCGCGAGCTTCCGCCCCAAGATCGGCCACCCGGACACCTTCCGCGACTACACGGCCTACGCGCTGGACCCCGGCGACCTCGTCGGCAACGTCCGCCGGGGCGCCGCCTTCGAGACCGACCGCGAGCTGGCCAAGGTCGGCGGGCCGATCGACCACGACGAGTGGCTCATGACGCCGCAGACCGTCAACGCCTACTACCACCCGATGCTCAACGAGATCGTCTTCCCCGCCGCCATCCTGCAGCCGCCGTTCTTCGACGTCGACGCCGACGACGCCGCCAACTACGGCGGCATCGGGGCGGTCATCGCCCACGAGATCGGTCACGGCTTCGACGACCAGGGCAGCAGGTATGCCGGGGACGGCTCGCTCACCGACTGGTGGACCGAGGCCGACCGCGAGGCCTTCGACGCCCGCAGCCAGCAGCTCGTCGAGCAGTTCGACACCCTCTCCCCGCGGGACCTCCCGGGCGGGACCGCGACGGTCAACGGCGGTCTCACGGTCGGCGAGAACATCGGCGACCTGTGCGGGCTCGAGCTGGCGCACCTGGCCTACACCATCGCCACCGAGGGCTCGGCCCCCGAGCTGGACGGCTGGACCGGCGACCAGCGCTTCTTCCTCGGGTGGGGCTCGGTGTGGCGGACGGTCGCCCGGGAGGAGGAGGCCCGGCGGCTGCTCTCCATCGACCCGCACGCCCCGGCCGACCTGCGGGCCAACACCGTGCGCAACGTCGACGCCTTCCACGCGGCCTTCGGGACCCAGGAGGGCGACGCGCTCTGGCTGGCCCCCGAGGACCGGGTGCGGATCTTCTAG